A window from Fusobacterium sp. DD2 encodes these proteins:
- a CDS encoding ABC transporter substrate-binding protein — MKKSSICSTVVKGFGMAMLGLGMMISQSAQGAEKKFVIGISQFAEHPALDEVRKGFEDELKAEGVNADFVYKNAQADTGVAGLIAQKFVADKVDLIFGIATISAQTAKQATKDIPILFSAVTDPVYSQLVDSMDNVGGNVTGTTDATPMDKQLALFKEIDPNIKKVGIIYNTSESNSEIQVSKAKKVAEGVGIEIVPVGVNNINDIPQAMNSLAKKSDAFYGITDNIVASSIGLIAKTVNSRKIVSIGAEEAHVKGGLLMTNGLSYYELGKQTGAMAKKILVDGVKPSQLPVETSKTTTKVVNEKTMKKLKIDRDNKAFEGAEFIK, encoded by the coding sequence ATGAAAAAGAGTAGTATTTGTAGCACAGTAGTAAAGGGATTTGGAATGGCAATGTTAGGGCTAGGGATGATGATTAGTCAAAGTGCCCAGGGAGCTGAAAAGAAATTTGTAATTGGGATAAGCCAATTTGCAGAACACCCAGCTTTAGATGAAGTTAGAAAAGGTTTTGAAGATGAACTTAAAGCAGAGGGAGTCAATGCAGATTTTGTATATAAAAATGCACAAGCTGATACAGGAGTTGCAGGACTTATAGCTCAAAAATTTGTCGCTGATAAAGTGGATTTGATATTTGGGATAGCAACAATATCAGCTCAAACAGCAAAACAGGCCACAAAAGATATACCAATACTTTTTAGTGCAGTAACAGATCCTGTATATTCACAACTTGTGGATTCTATGGATAATGTTGGAGGGAATGTGACAGGGACAACTGATGCAACTCCAATGGACAAACAGTTAGCACTTTTTAAAGAGATTGATCCAAATATAAAAAAAGTTGGAATAATATACAATACAAGTGAATCAAACTCAGAGATTCAGGTAAGTAAAGCTAAAAAAGTAGCAGAGGGAGTTGGAATAGAGATAGTTCCAGTAGGAGTTAATAACATAAATGACATTCCTCAGGCAATGAACTCTTTAGCAAAGAAATCAGATGCATTTTATGGAATAACAGACAATATAGTAGCTTCATCAATTGGACTTATAGCTAAAACAGTAAACTCTAGAAAGATAGTTTCAATTGGTGCTGAAGAAGCTCACGTAAAAGGTGGACTATTAATGACAAATGGACTTAGCTACTATGAACTTGGAAAACAAACAGGTGCTATGGCAAAGAAAATACTTGTAGATGGAGTTAAACCTAGCCAGTTACCTGTTGAAACATCTAAAACAACAACAAAGGTTGTAAATGAGAAGACAATGAAAAAATTAAAAATTGATAGAGATAATAAAGCTTTTGAAGGAGCTGAATTTATCAAATAA